Proteins encoded in a region of the Streptomyces sp. NBC_01298 genome:
- a CDS encoding M16 family metallopeptidase has translation MTSRSSRVTARPSSEGRAVARTQTLLKGANGIGTVRRTVLPGGLRVVTETLPSVRSATFGIWAHVGSRDETPSLNGATHYLEHLLFKGTEKRSALDISSAIDAVGGEMNAFTAKEYTCYYARVLDTDLPLAIDVVCDMLTGSLILESDVDAERGVILEEIAMTEDDPGDMVHDLFAQTMYGDTPLGRPVLGTVDTINALTADRIRRFYKKHYDPTHLVVAAAGNVDHNKVVRQVRAAFEKAGALTRADAEPVGPRSGTKRIRTSGRVELVNRKTEQAHVVLGMPALARTDERRWALGVLNTALGGGMSSRLFQEVREKRGLAYSVYSYTSGFADTGLFGVYAGCRPNQVHDVLRICRDELDKVAADGLTDEEIRRAVGQLSGSTVLGLEDTGAIMNRIGKSELCWGDQMSVDDLLARIAAVTPDEVRSVAQDVLAQRPSLAVIGPLKEKQAARLDEAVA, from the coding sequence GTGACGTCGCGTAGTTCCCGTGTGACGGCCCGCCCCTCTTCGGAGGGGCGGGCCGTCGCCCGTACCCAAACACTGCTCAAGGGCGCGAACGGCATCGGCACCGTCCGCCGCACGGTCCTCCCCGGCGGACTGCGCGTGGTCACGGAGACGCTGCCGTCCGTCCGCTCCGCCACCTTCGGGATCTGGGCGCACGTCGGCTCCCGGGACGAGACGCCTTCGCTGAACGGCGCCACGCACTACCTGGAGCACCTCCTCTTCAAGGGCACCGAGAAGCGCAGTGCCCTCGACATCTCCTCCGCGATCGACGCGGTCGGCGGCGAGATGAACGCCTTCACGGCGAAGGAGTACACCTGCTACTACGCGCGGGTGCTCGACACCGACCTGCCGCTGGCCATCGACGTCGTGTGTGACATGCTCACCGGCTCGCTGATCCTCGAATCCGATGTCGACGCCGAGCGCGGAGTCATCCTCGAAGAGATCGCGATGACCGAGGACGACCCGGGCGACATGGTCCACGACCTGTTCGCCCAGACCATGTACGGGGACACCCCGCTCGGGCGCCCCGTCCTCGGCACCGTCGACACGATCAACGCGCTCACCGCCGACCGGATCCGCCGCTTCTACAAGAAGCACTACGACCCCACCCACCTGGTCGTGGCGGCCGCGGGCAACGTCGACCACAACAAGGTCGTACGCCAGGTCCGCGCGGCCTTCGAGAAGGCCGGCGCCCTGACCCGCGCCGACGCCGAACCGGTGGGTCCGCGCTCCGGCACCAAGCGGATCCGCACCTCCGGCCGCGTCGAGCTGGTCAACCGCAAGACCGAGCAGGCCCACGTGGTCCTCGGCATGCCGGCCCTGGCCCGTACCGACGAGCGTCGCTGGGCGCTGGGCGTACTGAACACCGCGCTCGGCGGCGGCATGTCCTCCCGCCTCTTCCAGGAGGTCCGGGAGAAGCGCGGCCTCGCCTACAGCGTGTACTCGTACACCTCGGGCTTCGCCGACACCGGTCTCTTCGGCGTCTACGCCGGCTGCCGCCCCAACCAGGTCCACGACGTACTGCGGATCTGCCGGGACGAGCTGGACAAGGTGGCCGCCGACGGGCTCACCGACGAGGAGATCCGGCGGGCCGTCGGCCAGCTGTCCGGCTCCACCGTCCTCGGCCTGGAGGACACCGGCGCGATCATGAACCGCATCGGCAAGAGCGAGCTGTGCTGGGGCGACCAGATGTCGGTCGACGACCTGCTGGCCCGGATCGCGGCCGTCACCCCGGACGAAGTGCGCTCCGTCGCGCAGGACGTCCTGGCCCAGCGGCCCTCGCTCGCGGTGATCGGCCCGCTGAAGGAGAAGCAGGCGGCCCGTCTGGACGAGGCCGTCGCCTAG
- a CDS encoding polyribonucleotide nucleotidyltransferase — MENETHYAEAVIDNGSFGTRTIRFETGRLARQAAGSAVAYLDDDTMVLSATTASKKPKDQLDFFPLTVDVEERQYAAGKIPGSFFRREGRPSEDAILTCRLIDRPLRPSFKKGLRNEIQVVATIMALNPDHLYDVVAINAASASTQLAGLPFSGPIGGVRVALIRGQWVAFPTHTELEDAVFDMVVAGRVLEDGDVAIMMVEAEATEKTIALVKGGAEAPTEEVVAAGLDASKPFIKALCKAQADLAAKAAKPEGEFPVFLDYQDDVYEALSAAVKGELSQALTIAGKQDREAELDRVKEIAAEKLLPAFEGREKEISAAYRGLTKALVRERVIKDKVRIDGRGLTDIRTLAAEVEAIPRVHGSALFERGETQILGVTTLNMLRMEQQLDTLSPVTRKRYMHNYNFPPYSVGETGRVGSPKRREIGHGALAERAIVPVLPTREEFPYAIRQVSEALGSNGSTSMGSVCASTMSLLNAGVPLKAPVAGIAMGLISQEIDGKTHYVALTDILGAEDAFGDMDFKVAGTKEFVTALQLDTKLDGIPASVLAAALKQARDARLHILDVMMEAIDTPDAMSPFAPRIITVKIPVDKIGEVIGPKGKMINQIQEDTGAEITIEDDGTIYIGAADGPAAEAARATINQIANPTMPEVGERYLGTVVKTTTFGAFVSLMPGKDGLLHISQIRKLAGGKRVENVEDVLAVGTKVQVEIAEIDSRGKLSLVPVIDGEAAGDDADKDDSDK; from the coding sequence GTGGAGAACGAGACCCACTACGCCGAGGCCGTCATTGACAACGGTTCCTTCGGCACCCGCACCATCCGCTTCGAGACGGGCCGTCTGGCCCGCCAGGCCGCCGGCTCCGCCGTTGCCTACCTGGACGACGACACGATGGTGCTTTCCGCCACCACCGCGTCGAAGAAGCCCAAGGACCAGCTCGACTTCTTCCCCCTCACGGTGGACGTCGAGGAGCGCCAGTACGCGGCCGGCAAGATCCCCGGATCCTTCTTCCGCCGCGAGGGCCGCCCCTCCGAGGACGCGATCCTCACCTGTCGCCTGATCGACCGCCCGCTGCGCCCGTCCTTCAAGAAGGGCCTGCGCAACGAGATCCAGGTCGTCGCGACGATCATGGCGCTCAACCCCGACCACCTGTACGACGTCGTGGCGATCAACGCCGCCTCCGCGTCCACCCAGCTGGCCGGCCTGCCCTTCTCCGGCCCGATCGGCGGCGTCCGCGTCGCGCTGATCCGCGGCCAGTGGGTCGCCTTCCCGACGCACACCGAGCTCGAGGACGCCGTCTTCGACATGGTCGTCGCGGGCCGCGTGCTCGAGGACGGCGACGTCGCGATCATGATGGTCGAGGCCGAGGCCACCGAGAAGACCATCGCCCTGGTCAAGGGCGGCGCCGAGGCGCCGACCGAGGAGGTCGTGGCCGCCGGCCTCGACGCCTCGAAGCCCTTCATCAAGGCCCTGTGCAAGGCGCAGGCCGACCTGGCCGCCAAGGCCGCCAAGCCCGAGGGCGAGTTCCCGGTCTTCCTGGACTACCAGGACGACGTCTACGAGGCCCTCTCGGCCGCGGTGAAGGGCGAGCTCTCCCAGGCGCTGACCATCGCGGGCAAGCAGGACCGCGAGGCCGAGCTGGACCGCGTCAAGGAGATCGCCGCCGAGAAGCTCCTCCCGGCCTTCGAAGGCCGCGAGAAGGAGATCTCCGCCGCGTACCGCGGCCTGACCAAGGCCCTGGTCCGCGAGCGCGTCATCAAGGACAAGGTCCGCATCGACGGCCGCGGGCTCACGGACATCCGTACCCTCGCCGCCGAGGTCGAGGCCATCCCGCGCGTGCACGGCTCGGCGCTGTTCGAGCGTGGCGAGACCCAGATCCTGGGCGTCACCACCCTCAACATGCTCCGCATGGAGCAGCAGCTGGACACCCTCTCCCCGGTGACCCGCAAGCGCTACATGCACAACTACAACTTCCCGCCGTACTCGGTCGGCGAGACCGGCCGCGTCGGTTCGCCGAAGCGCCGCGAGATCGGCCACGGCGCGCTCGCCGAGCGCGCGATCGTGCCGGTCCTCCCGACGCGCGAGGAGTTCCCCTACGCGATCCGCCAGGTGTCCGAGGCTCTCGGCTCCAACGGTTCGACGTCCATGGGCTCGGTCTGCGCCTCCACCATGTCGCTGCTGAACGCCGGTGTGCCCCTCAAGGCCCCCGTCGCCGGTATCGCCATGGGCCTGATCTCGCAGGAGATCGACGGCAAGACCCACTACGTCGCCCTCACCGACATCCTCGGTGCGGAGGACGCGTTCGGCGACATGGACTTCAAGGTCGCCGGCACCAAGGAGTTCGTCACCGCGCTCCAGCTGGACACCAAGCTCGACGGCATCCCGGCCTCGGTTCTGGCCGCCGCCCTCAAGCAGGCCCGCGACGCCCGCCTCCACATCCTCGACGTGATGATGGAAGCGATCGACACGCCGGACGCCATGTCCCCGTTCGCTCCCCGGATCATCACCGTCAAGATCCCGGTGGACAAGATCGGTGAGGTCATCGGGCCCAAGGGCAAGATGATCAACCAGATCCAGGAGGACACCGGCGCCGAGATCACGATCGAGGACGACGGCACCATCTACATCGGTGCCGCCGACGGTCCGGCCGCCGAGGCCGCCCGCGCCACGATCAACCAGATCGCCAACCCGACCATGCCGGAGGTCGGCGAGCGTTACCTGGGTACGGTCGTCAAGACCACCACCTTCGGTGCCTTCGTCTCCCTCATGCCCGGCAAGGACGGCCTGCTGCACATCTCGCAGATCCGCAAGCTCGCCGGTGGCAAGCGCGTGGAGAACGTCGAGGACGTGCTCGCGGTCGGCACCAAGGTCCAGGTCGAGATCGCCGAGATCGACTCCCGCGGCAAGCTCTCGCTGGTCCCCGTCATCGACGGCGAGGCCGCCGGTGACGACGCTGACAAGGACGACTCCGACAAGTGA
- the rpsO gene encoding 30S ribosomal protein S15, translating into MPLDAAVKKQLIAEFGAKEGDTGSPEVQVAMLSRRISDLTEHLKSHKHDHHSRRGLLILVGQRRRLLQYLAKKDIQRFRTLVERLGIRRGAAGAK; encoded by the coding sequence GTGCCGCTCGACGCCGCAGTCAAGAAGCAGCTCATCGCAGAGTTTGGTGCCAAGGAGGGCGACACCGGCTCCCCCGAGGTCCAGGTCGCGATGCTGTCCCGCCGCATCTCGGACCTGACCGAGCACCTGAAGTCCCACAAGCACGACCACCACTCCCGTCGTGGTCTGCTGATCCTGGTCGGCCAGCGTCGCCGCCTGCTGCAGTACCTGGCCAAGAAGGACATCCAGCGCTTCCGTACGCTGGTCGAGCGCCTCGGCATCCGCCGCGGTGCGGCCGGCGCCAAGTAA
- the eccD gene encoding type VII secretion integral membrane protein EccD translates to MNTAEATGFRRVTVVAPDSRIDVALPEDIAVADIYPELLRLTGQTQPVGAPTGFHLVLRSGTVLDGARTLAAQQVLDGEVLSLRPFAESLPPAVFDDVSDAVAAAVVRDRHRWSDDMLRGAGLTGAAVLFVLLGFVLWYADPVLHDMHGLPGIIAGSVGVLLTAAAGVRARVYRDRGSAVALGLAAVPHLLLAGAGIIAPAAGQGPGRLQFLLGCVCVLVASVALVALTPDGDAPFVATTFLAATGTLATFAAIAADASATYAAAVCAPAAIGLVAFLPGLSARFARLPIGYAAPRSATAEYETPDRYETEPYGDRSATEGHDSAAPLDAEAIGAQARRGHEMLLGLVGGCAAVAVGSAAVLGFSDNTWARLLALATGLAMLLRARLFRYTSQVACALVAGFAALGLLVLGLAMHPPFALLKELAQYGDHSGLEIRTLWLSAAVAAGAALFAGIALVIPRKGLSPFWGRMLDLTEAAVLLSLVPLALAVLDVYARARALTS, encoded by the coding sequence GTGAACACCGCCGAGGCGACCGGCTTCCGCAGGGTCACCGTCGTGGCTCCCGACAGCCGCATAGACGTCGCCCTCCCCGAGGACATCGCCGTCGCCGACATCTACCCCGAGCTGCTGCGCCTCACCGGCCAGACCCAGCCCGTCGGCGCACCCACCGGCTTCCACCTGGTCCTGCGCTCCGGCACCGTCCTCGACGGCGCCCGCACCCTCGCGGCCCAGCAGGTCCTGGACGGCGAAGTGCTCAGCCTGCGCCCCTTCGCGGAATCCCTGCCGCCCGCCGTCTTCGACGACGTCTCCGACGCCGTCGCCGCCGCCGTGGTGCGCGACCGCCACCGCTGGAGCGACGACATGCTGCGCGGCGCGGGCCTGACCGGCGCCGCCGTCCTCTTCGTCCTGCTCGGCTTCGTCCTCTGGTATGCCGACCCCGTCCTGCACGACATGCACGGACTGCCCGGCATCATCGCCGGCTCCGTCGGCGTGCTCCTCACCGCCGCCGCGGGCGTCCGCGCCCGGGTCTACCGCGACCGCGGCTCCGCCGTCGCCCTCGGCCTCGCCGCCGTACCGCACCTGCTGCTCGCCGGCGCCGGCATCATCGCCCCCGCCGCCGGCCAGGGCCCGGGCCGGCTGCAGTTCCTCCTCGGCTGCGTCTGCGTGCTCGTCGCCTCCGTCGCCCTGGTGGCCCTCACCCCCGACGGCGACGCCCCCTTCGTGGCGACCACCTTCCTCGCCGCCACCGGGACCCTGGCCACCTTCGCCGCCATCGCCGCCGACGCGAGCGCGACCTACGCCGCGGCCGTCTGCGCCCCCGCCGCCATCGGCCTCGTCGCCTTCCTCCCCGGCCTCTCCGCCCGCTTCGCCCGGCTCCCCATCGGCTACGCCGCCCCGCGGAGCGCCACCGCCGAGTACGAGACCCCGGACCGCTACGAGACCGAGCCGTACGGTGACCGGTCCGCCACCGAAGGGCACGACTCCGCAGCCCCCCTCGACGCCGAGGCCATCGGCGCGCAGGCCCGCCGCGGCCACGAGATGCTCCTCGGCCTCGTCGGCGGCTGCGCGGCCGTCGCCGTCGGCTCGGCCGCCGTCCTCGGCTTCTCGGACAACACCTGGGCCCGGCTCCTGGCCCTGGCCACCGGGCTCGCCATGCTGCTGCGCGCCCGCCTCTTCCGGTACACCTCCCAGGTCGCCTGCGCCCTCGTCGCCGGCTTCGCCGCCCTCGGCCTGCTCGTCCTGGGCCTCGCGATGCACCCGCCGTTCGCCCTGCTCAAGGAGCTCGCCCAGTACGGGGACCACAGCGGCCTGGAGATCCGTACGCTCTGGCTCTCCGCCGCCGTCGCCGCCGGCGCGGCCCTCTTCGCCGGAATTGCATTGGTCATTCCCCGCAAGGGTCTGTCACCCTTCTGGGGGCGGATGCTCGACCTCACCGAGGCCGCGGTCCTGCTCAGCCTGGTCCCGCTGGCCCTGGCCGTGCTCGACGTCTACGCCCGGGCCCGCGCTCTCACCAGCTGA
- the eccCa gene encoding type VII secretion protein EccCa, whose protein sequence is MSQIVVKRPPRSLPPEVPSDELRLEAPPELPRGQQEGVLMQLLPMLGMGSSAVFFFMPGAAPFMRIMGVLMMVSTVGMLVAQLVRHRRGTQGQMADIRRDYLKYLAQTRRQVRRTARAQRDAQLYLHPAPEQLWSVVAEGSRLWERRVGDADFGQARLGLGAQRLATPLVAPDTAPVDELEPLAAGAMQRFLRVHSSLDGLPMAVSLRAFYHVTVSGEPESARGTARALVAQLATLHSPEDLMVAVVAAPGAVAEWDWVKWLPHTQLPGQIDGAGTKRLFGDDLGELEGLLGSRLEGRPRFSREGSPVLDQPHVVLVLDSGSRGGLVPPDSVFAAAEGLQGVTVVEVVAGELDEARGGLSVVVRPGRLRLESGAGFAYEGLPDVLSLPAAEALARQLAPLRTGGGDEDEPLLANLDFTDLLNLGDAAAVDVARTWRPRSAGERLRVPIGVGEDGSPVMLDLKEAAQEGMGPHGLCVGATGSGKSELLRTLVLGLAVTHTSETLNFVLADFKGGATFTGMGQMPHVAAVITNLADDLTLVDRMGDSIRGELQRRQELLRSAGNYANIHDYEKARAAGAPLEPLASLVLVIDEFSELLTAKPDFIDMFIQIGRIGRSLGVHLLLASQRLEEGKLRGLDTYLSYRIGLRTFSAAESRTAIGVPDAYHLPSVPGSGYLKFGTDEMTRFKAAYVSGTYRSGGPDLSVGLFPVERRPVLFTAAPVPVVYAAPDPAYLSARAEQEARAGDDALADTVLDVIVGRLEGQGVPAHQVWLPPLDQAPPLDQLLPALAPSAERGLHAEGYTRPGGLVVPLGLIDKPFEQRREVLYRDFSGAAGHMMVVGGPQSGKSTLMRTLISSFALTHTPREVQFYGLDFGGGGMSSLAELPHVGGIASRLDPERVRRTVAEVAGVLRRREEFFRAHNIDSIGTYRRRRAAGELPGEAWGDVFLVVDGWGGFRGEYEALEQVVTDIASRGLGYGIHVVITVARYMEVRAALKDQILSRLELRLGDVMDSEFDRKVAANVPAGMPGRGQVAEKLHFLGALPRVDGSHATEDLSEATAAFVDSVKQNWTGQAAPGVRLLPRLLHADQLPKGGEYPERGIAIGIDETELEPVFVDFETDPFLLVFGESESGKTNLLRLIAQRISERYGPDRARLVVGDYRRGLLGALPEEHLLEYAPMASSLQMHMEALAGVFARRQPPQDVTPQQLRDRSWWTGPDVFIIIDDFDLVATSQGNPLAQLVEFLPFARDTGVRFIIARSSAGASRALYEPFMQRIKELGAQGVVLSGDPSEGDLVGSVRPRPMPQGRASFVSRKRGTSLIQIGRVPGM, encoded by the coding sequence GTGAGCCAGATCGTCGTCAAGCGTCCGCCGCGGTCGCTGCCGCCCGAAGTGCCTTCGGACGAACTGCGGCTGGAGGCGCCGCCGGAACTTCCCCGGGGGCAGCAGGAGGGCGTGCTGATGCAGCTCCTCCCGATGCTCGGGATGGGCTCGTCGGCCGTCTTCTTCTTCATGCCGGGCGCCGCGCCGTTCATGCGCATCATGGGCGTGCTGATGATGGTGTCGACGGTGGGCATGCTGGTGGCTCAGTTGGTGCGGCACCGGCGCGGTACGCAGGGGCAAATGGCCGATATCCGGCGGGACTACCTCAAGTACCTGGCTCAAACCCGCCGTCAGGTACGCAGGACCGCGCGGGCCCAGCGCGACGCGCAGCTGTATCTGCACCCGGCTCCGGAGCAGTTGTGGTCGGTGGTGGCCGAGGGTTCGCGACTGTGGGAGCGGCGGGTCGGCGACGCGGACTTCGGGCAGGCCCGGCTGGGGCTGGGCGCGCAGCGTCTGGCGACCCCGCTGGTGGCTCCGGACACGGCGCCGGTGGACGAGCTGGAGCCGTTGGCGGCAGGGGCCATGCAGCGGTTCCTGCGGGTGCACTCCTCGCTGGACGGGCTGCCGATGGCGGTGTCGTTGCGGGCCTTCTACCACGTGACGGTCTCCGGGGAGCCGGAGTCCGCGCGGGGCACCGCCCGGGCGCTGGTGGCGCAACTGGCCACGCTGCACTCCCCCGAGGACCTGATGGTGGCCGTGGTGGCGGCGCCGGGCGCGGTGGCGGAGTGGGACTGGGTGAAGTGGCTGCCGCACACCCAGCTGCCGGGTCAGATCGACGGGGCCGGCACGAAGCGGCTGTTCGGCGACGACCTCGGTGAGCTGGAGGGGCTGCTCGGCTCCCGGCTGGAGGGCCGGCCCCGGTTCAGCCGGGAGGGTTCCCCGGTGCTGGACCAGCCGCACGTGGTGCTCGTGCTGGACTCGGGTTCCCGCGGGGGTCTGGTGCCGCCGGACTCGGTGTTCGCGGCGGCCGAGGGCCTGCAGGGGGTCACCGTCGTCGAGGTGGTGGCGGGCGAGCTGGACGAGGCGCGCGGCGGGCTGTCGGTCGTGGTGCGGCCGGGCCGGCTGCGGCTGGAGTCGGGTGCGGGCTTCGCCTACGAGGGTCTGCCGGACGTCCTGTCGCTGCCGGCGGCCGAGGCGCTGGCCCGGCAGCTGGCGCCGCTGCGGACGGGCGGCGGGGACGAGGACGAGCCGCTGCTGGCCAACCTGGACTTCACCGACCTGCTGAACCTGGGCGACGCGGCCGCGGTGGACGTGGCCCGGACCTGGCGGCCGCGCTCCGCCGGCGAGCGGCTGCGCGTGCCGATCGGGGTCGGCGAGGACGGCTCCCCGGTGATGCTGGACCTGAAGGAGGCCGCGCAGGAGGGCATGGGCCCGCACGGGCTGTGCGTGGGCGCGACCGGTTCGGGCAAGTCGGAGCTGCTGCGCACGCTGGTGCTGGGGCTGGCCGTCACGCACACCTCGGAGACGCTGAACTTCGTGCTCGCCGACTTCAAGGGCGGTGCGACCTTCACCGGGATGGGGCAGATGCCGCACGTCGCGGCGGTCATCACCAACCTGGCGGACGACCTCACGCTCGTGGACCGCATGGGCGACTCGATCCGCGGCGAGCTGCAGCGCCGCCAGGAGCTGCTGCGCTCGGCGGGCAACTACGCGAACATCCACGACTACGAGAAGGCCCGCGCGGCGGGTGCTCCGCTGGAGCCGCTGGCCTCGCTGGTGCTGGTCATCGACGAGTTCTCCGAGCTGCTGACCGCGAAGCCGGACTTCATCGACATGTTCATCCAGATCGGCCGCATCGGCCGGTCGCTGGGCGTGCACCTGCTGCTGGCCTCGCAGCGGCTGGAGGAGGGCAAGCTGCGCGGGCTGGACACGTACCTGTCGTACCGGATCGGTCTGCGGACCTTCTCGGCGGCGGAGTCGCGGACCGCGATCGGCGTGCCGGACGCCTACCACCTGCCGTCGGTGCCCGGTTCGGGCTACCTGAAGTTCGGTACGGACGAGATGACGCGCTTCAAGGCGGCGTACGTCTCGGGCACCTACCGCTCGGGCGGGCCGGACCTGTCGGTCGGGCTGTTCCCGGTGGAGCGGCGGCCCGTGCTGTTCACGGCGGCGCCGGTGCCGGTGGTGTACGCGGCTCCGGACCCGGCGTACCTGTCGGCGCGGGCGGAGCAGGAGGCGCGGGCCGGGGACGACGCGCTCGCGGACACGGTGCTGGACGTGATCGTGGGACGGCTGGAGGGGCAGGGGGTGCCGGCGCACCAGGTGTGGCTGCCGCCGCTGGACCAGGCTCCGCCGCTGGACCAGCTGCTGCCGGCGCTGGCGCCGAGCGCGGAGCGGGGGCTGCACGCCGAGGGGTACACGCGGCCGGGCGGGCTGGTGGTACCGCTCGGGCTCATCGACAAGCCCTTCGAGCAGCGGCGCGAGGTGCTGTACCGGGACTTCTCGGGTGCGGCGGGCCACATGATGGTGGTCGGCGGCCCGCAGTCGGGCAAGTCCACGCTGATGCGGACGCTGATCTCCTCCTTCGCGCTGACGCACACCCCGCGCGAGGTGCAGTTCTACGGGCTGGACTTCGGCGGCGGCGGTATGTCCTCGCTGGCCGAGCTCCCGCACGTGGGCGGGATCGCCTCCCGGCTCGACCCGGAGCGGGTGCGCCGCACGGTCGCGGAGGTGGCCGGGGTCCTGCGGCGGCGCGAGGAGTTCTTCCGCGCGCACAACATCGACTCGATCGGCACCTACCGGCGGCGGCGGGCCGCGGGCGAGCTGCCCGGGGAGGCCTGGGGCGACGTGTTCCTGGTCGTCGACGGCTGGGGCGGTTTCCGGGGCGAGTACGAGGCCCTGGAGCAGGTCGTCACGGACATCGCGTCCCGCGGGCTGGGATACGGCATCCACGTGGTGATCACGGTCGCCCGGTACATGGAGGTCCGGGCCGCGCTGAAGGACCAGATCCTCAGCCGGCTGGAGCTGCGCCTCGGCGATGTCATGGACTCCGAGTTCGACCGCAAGGTCGCGGCGAACGTCCCGGCGGGCATGCCGGGCCGGGGCCAGGTCGCGGAGAAGCTGCACTTCCTGGGCGCGCTGCCGCGGGTCGACGGCTCGCACGCGACGGAGGACCTGTCGGAGGCGACGGCCGCCTTCGTGGACTCCGTGAAGCAGAACTGGACGGGCCAGGCCGCCCCCGGTGTACGGCTGCTGCCGCGGCTGCTGCACGCGGACCAGCTCCCCAAGGGCGGGGAGTACCCGGAGCGCGGGATCGCGATCGGCATCGACGAGACCGAGCTGGAGCCGGTGTTCGTCGACTTCGAGACCGACCCCTTCCTCCTCGTGTTCGGCGAGAGCGAGTCGGGCAAGACGAACCTGCTGCGGCTCATCGCACAGCGGATCTCGGAGCGCTACGGCCCGGACCGCGCCCGGCTGGTGGTCGGCGACTACCGGCGCGGCCTGCTCGGCGCGCTGCCGGAGGAGCACCTGCTGGAGTACGCGCCGATGGCGAGCTCCCTGCAGATGCACATGGAGGCGCTGGCCGGGGTGTTCGCCCGCCGGCAGCCCCCGCAGGACGTCACCCCGCAGCAGTTGCGCGACCGCAGCTGGTGGACGGGCCCGGACGTGTTCATCATCATCGACGACTTCGACCTGGTGGCCACGAGTCAGGGCAATCCGCTGGCGCAGCTGGTGGAGTTCCTGCCGTTCGCGCGCGACACCGGGGTGCGCTTCATCATCGCGCGCAGTTCGGCGGGCGCCTCGCGGGCGCTGTACGAGCCGTTCATGCAGCGGATCAAGGAGCTGGGCGCGCAGGGCGTGGTGCTGTCCGGCGATCCGTCCGAGGGGGATCTGGTCGGCAGCGTGCGGCCGCGTCCCATGCCTCAGGGCCGGGCCTCCTTCGTCTCGCGCAAGCGCGGGACCTCGCTGATCCAGATCGGCCGGGTGCCGGGGATGTAG
- a CDS encoding DUF397 domain-containing protein codes for MGTQQEKDELYGLDISGVEWEGPPGTSPDEERVEIARLPEGAVAMRSSLDRDTVLRYTAAEWEAFVLGARDGEFDLDRDPR; via the coding sequence ATGGGCACTCAGCAGGAGAAGGACGAGCTCTACGGGCTCGACATCAGCGGCGTCGAGTGGGAGGGCCCGCCCGGCACCTCTCCCGACGAGGAGCGGGTCGAGATCGCCCGGCTGCCCGAGGGCGCGGTGGCGATGCGGTCGTCACTGGACCGGGACACGGTGCTGCGCTACACCGCCGCCGAGTGGGAGGCGTTCGTACTCGGGGCCCGGGACGGCGAGTTCGACCTGGACCGGGATCCGCGCTAG
- a CDS encoding WXG100 family type VII secretion target, with translation MTANDGHTKVQYESLQGMADRIRIVSDNIKKDLDEMGAALTVVTDTWDGEAHLQYVELQRKYNAKADHMRAQLRQVADLIERGKNDYRATDVKASRLFTEAY, from the coding sequence ATGACCGCGAACGACGGGCACACCAAGGTCCAGTACGAGAGCCTCCAGGGGATGGCGGACCGCATCCGCATCGTCTCGGACAACATCAAGAAGGACCTCGACGAGATGGGCGCGGCCCTGACGGTCGTCACCGACACCTGGGACGGCGAGGCGCACCTCCAGTACGTCGAGCTGCAGCGCAAGTACAACGCCAAGGCCGACCACATGCGCGCCCAGCTCCGCCAGGTCGCGGACCTGATCGAGCGCGGCAAGAACGACTACCGCGCCACCGACGTGAAGGCCTCGCGCCTGTTCACCGAGGCCTACTAG
- a CDS encoding WXG100 family type VII secretion target → MTNNFGLADDPVKQALNKISETADSVTRQSRELADILATVGAGWTGVGASGFTSAQTVVNEDHDEIRRLLGVLHNAVGQTKNLSNAQDDDVVSAFQSVKASSGGGNTSALNGI, encoded by the coding sequence ATGACCAACAATTTCGGACTCGCTGATGACCCGGTAAAGCAGGCACTGAACAAGATTTCGGAGACCGCCGACAGCGTCACCCGGCAGTCCCGGGAGCTGGCGGACATCCTCGCCACCGTCGGCGCGGGCTGGACCGGTGTGGGTGCGTCGGGGTTCACCTCCGCGCAGACCGTCGTCAACGAGGACCACGACGAGATCCGCCGGCTGCTCGGCGTCCTGCACAACGCGGTCGGGCAGACCAAGAACCTGAGCAACGCGCAGGACGACGACGTGGTCTCGGCGTTCCAGTCGGTCAAGGCTTCCAGCGGCGGCGGCAACACCTCCGCCCTCAACGGGATCTGA